One Primulina huaijiensis isolate GDHJ02 chromosome 8, ASM1229523v2, whole genome shotgun sequence genomic region harbors:
- the LOC140982455 gene encoding cyclin-dependent kinase G-2-like — protein MAAGRHGGYRDNEFRNREGDFGLSRKENGFSEAGYEGNVGREFEKGKVRSRDILENRGRIRRKDIREREGTNGEYHSTSSRSDSGSGGGPRRSGYAVQTIDREPGELLSDGSDEAIDSEIQANKETEIKKLVNGNQLPPLQDKKRKFSPIVWDRDDTETKTRNISETANLPPPPPPSLSKSEHQSPAIDHMFDVNLRTETEDEEESNVPEASPMELLPGLSDFSAGIYQRQPEEILFNNQGTEAVDGDDDVPATRTIKSSRWANDIDSPVDEGEISDHGDVRQLNRNSFFESSERRIRISLSPELGEVKREGSEGTRRRSFGSEELVRSSSRDSNHDNDEKNDFMEVDDGRNYDATSVSQSDMESEGDHDSRGTPEPAHPPQRSFNMLQGCRNVDDFERLNKIDEGTYGVVFRARDKKTGEVVALKKVKMEKEREGFPLTSLREINILLSFHHPFIVNVKEVVVGSNLDSIFMVMEYMEHDLKGLMETIKQPFSQSEVKCLMLQLLGGVKYLHDNWVLHRDLKTSNLLLNNRGELKICDFGLARQYGSPLKPYTSLVVTLWYRAPELLLGAKQYSTAIDMWSLGCIMSELLSKEPLFNGKTEVEQLDKIFKILGTPNETIWPGFSKLPGVKVNFVKHKYNLLRRKFPATSFTGSPVLSDAGFDLLNKLLTYDPDKRITAEEALNHPWFREVPLPKSKEFMPTFPAQHAQDRRMRRVMKSPDPLEEQRRKELQQGEFGTGGLFSQ, from the exons ATGGCTGCTGGAAGACATGGGGGTTACAGAGACAATGAATTCAGAAACCGTGAGGGTGATTTTGGGTTATCAAGGAAAGAGAATGGATTTTCAGAAGCTGGCTATGAGGGTAACGTGGGTCGAGAGTTTGAGAAGGGTAAGGTCCGGAGTCGAGATATTCTTGAAAACAGGGGTAGGATCAGACGGAAGGACATTAGAGAAAGGGAGGGGACGAATGGTGAATATCACTCTACATCCAGTAGGAGTGACTCGGGAAGTGGTGGTGGTCCTAGGAGATCTGGATATGCGGTTCAGACCATAGATCGGGAACCTGGGGAGCTGTTAAGTGATGGGTCCGATGAGGCAATCGATTCAGAGATTCAAGCTAATAAAGAGACCGAAATCAAGAAATTGGTAAATGGCAATCAGTTGCCTCCTTTGCAGGATAAAAAAAGGAAATTTTCGCCAATTGTTTGGGACAGAGATGATACGGAAACCAAAACTAGGAATATTTCAGAGACGGCTAACttgccgccgccgccgccaccTTCTTTATCAAAGTCTGAGCACCAATCTCCAGCTATTGACCATATGTTTGATGTGAATTTACGGACTGAAACCGAAGATGAGGAGGAGAGTAATGTCCCCGAAGCATCCCCAATGGAATTACTACCTGGTTTGTCAGATTTCTCTGCTGGAATATATCAACGGCAACCTGAAGAAATCTTGTTCAATAACCAGGGAACTGAGGCAGTAGATGGCGATGATGATGTGCCTGCTACACGAACTATAAAGTCCTCTCGTTGGGCAAATGATATTGATTCCCCTGTTGACGAAGGTGAGATTTCTGATCATGGAGATGTTCGGCAGTTGAATAGGAATTCTTTTTTCGAGTCATCTGAAAGGAGAATTCGGATATCACTAAGTCCAGAGCTTGGAGAGGTGAAAAGAGAAGGTTCTGAAGGAACTAGGAGGAGGTCCTTTGGGTCTGAGGAACTGGTTAGGTCTTCTAGCAGAGATAGTAACCATGAcaatgatgagaaaaatgaCTTTATGGAGGTGGATGATGGTCGTAATTATGATGCTACCAGTGTTAGCCAATCTGACATGGAATCTGAGGGCGATCATGATTCTCGTGGTACGCCAGAGCCAGCACACCCCCCTCAGAGGAGTTTTAATATGCTTCAGGGATGCAGAAATGTTGATGATTTTGAGAGACTGAACAAGATAGATGAAGGAACTTATGGGGTTGTTTTTAGAGCCAGAGATAAGAAGACCGGAGAAGTTGTTGCTTTGAAGAAGGTCAAGATGGAGAAAGAGAGAGAAGGCTTTCCCTTGACCTCTCTCCGGGAAATAAacattcttctttcttttcatCACCCCTTCATTGTCAATGTAAAAGAAGTAGTTGTTGGTAGCAATCTTGATAGCATATTTATGGTCATGGAGTACATGGAACATGATCTCAAGGGATTGATGGAGACCATCAAACAGCCTTTTAGTCAAAGCGAAGTTAAATGTCTCATGCTTCAGCTTTTAGGCGGTGTCAAGTATCTTCATGATAATTGGGTGCTTCACAGGGATTTGAAAACATCAaacttattattaaataatcgtGGTGAGTTGAAGATATGTGACTTCGGTCTGGCTCGTCAATACGGGAGTCCTTTGAAACCATATACTAGTTTGGTGGTTACTCTGTGGTACAG GGCACCAGAACTACTTTTGGGAGCTAAACAGTATTCTACTGCAATTGATATGTGGTCTCTTGGGTGTATTATGTCCGAGCTATTGTCCAAAGAACCATTGTTCAATGGGAAGACAGAAGTTGAGCAGCTTGACAAG ATATTCAAAATCCTTGGCACCCCGAACGAGACAATCTGGCCCGGGTTTTCTAAACTTCCTGGAGTCAAGGTGAACTTTGTGAAGCATAA GTACAATCTCTTACGCAGAAAATTTCCGGCAACATCTTTCACTGGGTCACCTGTACTTTCTGATGCTGGATTTGACCTGTTGAACAAGCTTTTAACCTATGACCCTGACAAG CGAATTACTGCTGAAGAGGCCCTCAATCATCCGTGGTTCCGTGAGGTTCCGCTTCCCAAGTCTAAGGAATTTATGCCTACTTTTCCTGCTCAGCATGCACAAGACAG gcGTATGCGAAGAGTTATGAAGAGTCCTGATCCATTAGAAGAGCAACGGAGGAAGGAGCTGCAACAAGGAGAATTTGGCACTGGTGGTTTATTTAGTCAATAG